CGGAACACCGCCGGAGAGTATTTCAGAAGCCCGCGAAACACTTGCATTCACTGAGCGCCATGGTGATGTCATCGATTTTCTCAACCTTGCCGTTTTCAATCTTCCGGCCTATGGACCGGATGCCGATGTCCTGCACAGTGATGACTTCTATGAAGGGGATCTTACCCTCTATCGACGGTTTTCTCACCCCCGGGGCTGGGACCGCCCGCTGGTGAGAAAATTTCTTGACACCGAATTCAAGAATCATCCGGCTGTTGCGAAGATCCTTCGGAGGGACCCGCCTTTTTTCTCATCCAACCATGCACCGTTCATCAAACGCACGGATTGAAACCGGACACTCAGATGGACCCCTGTGCGTATGGATTCTTTTGACGGGAATAATATTTTGAAGGACGCATCTCAGACGCTGAAGCGGATGCTCAGGATATCCCCGTCTTTCACGACGTAATCCTTCCCTTCAAGGCGAAACCGGCCCTGGTCACGGACACTTTTCTCCGAACCGCAGGCAATGAGAGAATCATAGGAAAAACATTCGGCCCTGATAAATCCCCGGGCAAGATCGGAATGGATCGTCCCTGCCGCCTGGAGCGCGGTTTCTCCCCTCCTGATCGTCCATGCCCTCACTTCATCGGTACCGACGGTCAGGAAGCTGATATAGCCGAGCACTTCATAGGCGGCACGCGTCAACCGGTCCCGGGCCGATTCTTCGATCCCCATGTCGGCCATGAAAAGTGATCTTTCTTCATGATCGAGGCTGTTCAGCTCCATTTCAAAGGTGCCAGCAAATTCGACAGTGAGATATTTTTCTCTGAGCACCCTTATGAGACCCTCGTTCATTCCGAAATTACCTTCATTGGAATTCAGGATCACCATGAGCGGTTTCTTTGTCAGAAACTGAAATCCGCTGATGAGCGACCCTTCATCTTCCGCAAGCGGTATTGTTCCGACAAACCTGTTTTCATTCAGCGCTTCCTCGACCCTATGAAGCAGACGCTTTTCCCGCTCCAGCGCCTGGGTCTTCTTCCCCCGGCTGAACCACTCTTCGATCCTGGCGAGGCGTGTCTCGGTTATTATCAGGTCTGAAAGAACGAATTCCGTCGCAATCAGGTCGAGTTCGGCAAGCGGTTCGGGCGCTTCTCCCCGGTCATTCTCAAAATTCCTGACGACAATGGCAAGGGCGTCCATGGTCTTTATCAGTGCCAGGAAGGACTGGGAAAACCCTTCTTTCCGCGAAACACCCGCACTGAAACCTGAAAAATCGACCAGTTCAATGGTCGGATAGGTTGTTTTTCTGGGATGGTAGAGTTCCTGCAGCCGCGTTACCCGTTCATCGGCAACCTCTATGACGGCGACGTGTGTCTCCGCTTCCCGGGACGCCCAAGCGGCGACCTGGGCATCGGATCTTGTGAGAGCATTGAATATCGTTGTCTTTCCCGAATTGGGAAGTCCGATCAGTCCTATCTTCATGTTGTTCCCTGCAGATGATATTGAATCCGACCCATTATCCTTACACTGTTAAGGAATGTGGCCGGTCGCATGCAAATCGGGGCTTTCTAAAATATAAGGGATGGTATTGTCAAGAACAATCGGCAGGTTTCGTTCCCCAGACCAGGCCGATCGTTCCCAGCATGAAACGTCGATGCCGCACATCATGAAATCCCGCGCCTCTCATCATGACAGCAAGTTCCTCGGGCGGTTTGAAGGTCTGGGTTGATTCGGGAAGGTACCGGTAGGCCGCCCGGTTGCCGGTAAGCAACCCGCCGATACGCGGCATGACGGCGCGAAAATAAAACATGATCAGGGGATACAGCACATTCTTTCGCGGCGGGCAGGTATCGAGGCACACAACACATCGCCCCGGTTTCACCACACGCAGCTGTTCCGAAAAGGCCTTCTCAACGTCGGTGACATTGCGCATCAGATATCCGGAAATGACACCGTCGAAACGGTCATCGACAAAGGGAAGGTTAAGCGCGTTGCCGCAGCACCACATGATGGAGCCGCCTCCAGGGCTCCGGAACCCCACCTCCATCATTTCCCGGGTGAGGTCAAGGGCCGTAATCGAAGCGGCGGGGTCTTTCCGTTTCATGTCAAGCGAAAGTTTACCCGTTCCGGCACCGACATCGAGAAACTCCCCGCCCGGGAGCAGCGAGACCGCCTGAAGAGCCCTCCGGCGCCATGCCCGGTCCCTGCCGAAGGTCATCAGGGTATTGATCATATCGTAACGATACGATATCGACCGGAACATCTCCTGCATCCTTTTTTCCCACGCCGGCCCTGTCAAACCCCGTTTCATTTGATTTTCTCCCCTGTCGACAGTCACGTCACTTTACCCTGCGGTTTCGTATCGAGAACCTTTTTTTCAGTGGATGACCCGTTTGACGAAATGACTCATCTCTTTCACAAAGGATTCCTTCACGCGCACCACGAGATACAGGTCCCCCCGTTCTCCACCGCCCTTTCCTTCATCTCCCATGCCCGCAAGCCGTATCTTCTGACCGTCCCTGATGCCCGGGGGTATCCTCATCCGTAACCGCGTCCCCCGCCACCAGTGCATGTATTCACGCGGGCCGCCCGAACGTGCTTCTTCCGGACTCAGCCGTATTGTATCCACCACGTCATGTCCCCGCTCGGGAATTTCAATGCCTGTCACTTTTTTGAGGAAATAGCCTATCATCTTCCCCGCCGCTTTGGGAATCTGCCGGCCGCCTTCCCATCCGCCACGACCGGGGGTATACACATAGCCCCTGCCGGAAAATCCCCGTCCCCCAAAATGGAACATCCGGTACTCATTCCCGTAGGCTTCCCGGAATATTTCCTCAAAGCCGCGCAGGCCGAAGGTTCGGGACAGTTCTTCAAAAATACTGTGTATGTCGGAACCGTTGAAAATATCCTGCTCCGAATAGGTCCGGCGGAACCGGTCATGTGCCGCGGAGCCGAAATGGTGCCTCATCGCGTCGTATTCACGCCGCTTGTCCGGATTTGACAGAACGGCATAGGCCTCGTTGATGAGCCTCATCTTCTCGGCTGCACCGTCTTCACTGTTGCGGTCGGGATGATATTTCAGCGCGAGCTTCCGGTAGGCATTCCTGAT
The genomic region above belongs to Deltaproteobacteria bacterium and contains:
- the ychF gene encoding redox-regulated ATPase YchF, with amino-acid sequence MKIGLIGLPNSGKTTIFNALTRSDAQVAAWASREAETHVAVIEVADERVTRLQELYHPRKTTYPTIELVDFSGFSAGVSRKEGFSQSFLALIKTMDALAIVVRNFENDRGEAPEPLAELDLIATEFVLSDLIITETRLARIEEWFSRGKKTQALEREKRLLHRVEEALNENRFVGTIPLAEDEGSLISGFQFLTKKPLMVILNSNEGNFGMNEGLIRVLREKYLTVEFAGTFEMELNSLDHEERSLFMADMGIEESARDRLTRAAYEVLGYISFLTVGTDEVRAWTIRRGETALQAAGTIHSDLARGFIRAECFSYDSLIACGSEKSVRDQGRFRLEGKDYVVKDGDILSIRFSV
- a CDS encoding ubiquinone/menaquinone biosynthesis methyltransferase; this translates as MKRGLTGPAWEKRMQEMFRSISYRYDMINTLMTFGRDRAWRRRALQAVSLLPGGEFLDVGAGTGKLSLDMKRKDPAASITALDLTREMMEVGFRSPGGGSIMWCCGNALNLPFVDDRFDGVISGYLMRNVTDVEKAFSEQLRVVKPGRCVVCLDTCPPRKNVLYPLIMFYFRAVMPRIGGLLTGNRAAYRYLPESTQTFKPPEELAVMMRGAGFHDVRHRRFMLGTIGLVWGTKPADCS
- a CDS encoding DnaJ domain-containing protein, which gives rise to MTTQTDYYDVLGIEQDADHEHIRNAYRKLALKYHPDRNSEDGAAEKMRLINEAYAVLSNPDKRREYDAMRHHFGSAAHDRFRRTYSEQDIFNGSDIHSIFEELSRTFGLRGFEEIFREAYGNEYRMFHFGGRGFSGRGYVYTPGRGGWEGGRQIPKAAGKMIGYFLKKVTGIEIPERGHDVVDTIRLSPEEARSGGPREYMHWWRGTRLRMRIPPGIRDGQKIRLAGMGDEGKGGGERGDLYLVVRVKESFVKEMSHFVKRVIH